Genomic DNA from bacterium:
CCTGCCCGTGTTCGACAGCGGTGGCAGGTTTCTGGGCACGCGCGGCAGCAATCGGGATATCACCGAGCGCAAGAGAGCGCAGGACGAACTGGCCAGCGTGGCGCTGTTCCCGGCGGAGAATCCCAGTCCGGTGCTGCGTATCGGGCGCGGCGGACAGTTGCTCTACGTGAACGCCGCCGGCCAGACGCTGCTGCGGGAGGAAGGCTGCACCCCGGATGAGCCCGTAACGGATCGTCTGCGGAACATGGCAAAGCAGGCACTGGAACAAGAGGAGAAACGGGAGACGGACTATGTTTGCCGCGACGGGCATTTCCTGATTATCTCCTGCATGCCCGTGCCGTCTCGCGGCTACGTCAACCTGTATGCCCGGGACATCAGTGAACGGCGGCGGATAGCGGAAAAACTGCGGGAACGCGAAGCCGCATTGCGCGTCGCCCAGCGTGTCGCCCACATTGGCCACTGGTTCTGGGACCCCGCTACCGATGAAGGGTTTTGGTCCGAAGAACTGTTTCGGATTTATGGCCGTGATCCCAACACCGGAACTCCCAGCTATTACGCGGAAGATGTGCGGCGTTCCTACGCTCCGCAGAGTCTGGAGGCCTTGAATGCCGCCGTGCAACGCGCCCTGCAGAACGGATCGCCGTGGGAACTCGAACTGGAGTTGGACACTCCGGACGGCCGGCATAAATGGCTGGACGCACGCGGGGAAGCCGACCGGAATGGCGAGGGCAAAATTGTCCGGCTGTATGGCACCGTGCAGGATATCACCCAGCGCAAACAGGCCGAAGAGGCGCTGCGGGAAGCCGAAGAACGGCTCAAACTCGGACTGGAAGCCACCAATATCGGCATGTGGCATTGGGATGTTCCGAAGAATGTGGCTACCTACACACCCACCTGGTACACCATGCTGGGTTACGAGCCCTATGAATTGCCGCAATCCACCGAAGCGTGGGAAAAGCTGCTTCACCCGGACGACCTCGGACCAACCAATGAAAAGGTGGCCGCGGCCTGGCGCGGAGACGTCAAGGAATTCGAAACAGAAGTTCGTATGAAAGCCAAGTCGGGAGAGTGGCGCTGGATCCTCAGCCGCGGCAAGGTAACGTCGCGCGACGCCGGGGGCAAGCCGCTGCGGATGATCGGCACTCACACGGATATTACGGCACTGAAGGAAACCGAGAACAGCCTGCGCTGGGAGCTGCAGGTGAACGCCGCGCTGGCCAATCTGCATTCGCCGCTTGTCAGCGCGTCCACTGCCGTGCGTGACATCGCCGACGCCGTCCTCAAACAGGCTCAGGACCTCACAGGCAGCCGTTTCGGCTTCGTCGCGACGATTGATTCGCTTACCGGCGAATGCCGCACCCACGCCATGACCGGCGACGCGCGGAAGGTGTGTGGAATCCGCACGGAACCCGGCTCGCTGATCTTCTCGCGCGGCGCGGACGGCCAATATCATGGATTATGGGGACACTGCCTGAATACGCGGCAGGGCTTTCTGACCAATGCTCCGGCGTACCATCCGGCTTCCGGCGGTGTGCCGGATGGCCATATCGCCATCAAGCGCTTCATCGGCGTGCCTGTCCATCTGGAAGGGAAACTGATCGGCGCGCTTTGCCTGATCAATTCCGACCGCGATTACACGGAAAGGGATCTGGTGGCGATCCAGCGGCTCGGCGACGTCTATCTGCTGGCGGTGCAGCGGATGAAGTCCGAGGAAGCCTTGCGGGAGAGCGAAGACCGCTACCGGAGCCTCGTCGAAACCGCGCCGATTCCCATGATCATGAGCAGCAAAAGCCGCATTATCCTCGCCAATCGCGCCTTCCATACGCTGATCGGCACGGATCAGATTGAGGATGATCTGGATCTGGAGATGCAGCGTTTCGTCCACCCGAAAGATTACGACAAACTCGCCGCCATTAAGCAGACGGTCCTCTCCCGGCGCGCGAAGACCGGCGTCGTCGAATTCCGCATGAAGCGGCTGAACGGCGCGATCCGTCATGTCGAAGCCGTGGCGCAGCCGATTGACCGCAACGGTGTGAACAGCACGCTGGTGGTCTTCCGGGACGTCACCGAACAGAAACACGCCGAGGACCTCATCCGCAAACATGCCATAGAGCTGGAGCGGCAGGTGGCCGAGCGCACGGCCCACATTCAGAAACTCGAACGA
This window encodes:
- a CDS encoding PAS domain S-box protein translates to MADAPVALWAVDKDGLYTVFEGRALQEVGLNPEERIGQSIFEIFADRPDVLDPVRRALAGDECSAVLENRGAVSETRFSPQRDTAGNIIGVVAVSTLITERVRAEADLRRVNRALRLISECNQALVRATDENTLLQDICYLLVEHGGYRFAWVGYAQRDSGKTVWPIAHAGVEDGYLDTVNITWSNTPHGRGPTGTAIRTGKPVVSRFIATDPVTAPWRENALKHGYQSSFVLPLAVHGETFGALTIFSSQPDAFDESEQRLLSELAGDLAFGIIALRDRVARERGDELIRAANERLEQDVQERTAALEELNTELEAEVRERIRTEDALRESELKYRIVADNTYDWEFWLDAEGQCIYVSPSCERISGYSARQFAADPQLNTSIVHPEDAAAFQRHCNAALRGESTPPIEFRIMRHDGELRWIEQASLPVFDSGGRFLGTRGSNRDITERKRAQDELASVALFPAENPSPVLRIGRGGQLLYVNAAGQTLLREEGCTPDEPVTDRLRNMAKQALEQEEKRETDYVCRDGHFLIISCMPVPSRGYVNLYARDISERRRIAEKLREREAALRVAQRVAHIGHWFWDPATDEGFWSEELFRIYGRDPNTGTPSYYAEDVRRSYAPQSLEALNAAVQRALQNGSPWELELELDTPDGRHKWLDARGEADRNGEGKIVRLYGTVQDITQRKQAEEALREAEERLKLGLEATNIGMWHWDVPKNVATYTPTWYTMLGYEPYELPQSTEAWEKLLHPDDLGPTNEKVAAAWRGDVKEFETEVRMKAKSGEWRWILSRGKVTSRDAGGKPLRMIGTHTDITALKETENSLRWELQVNAALANLHSPLVSASTAVRDIADAVLKQAQDLTGSRFGFVATIDSLTGECRTHAMTGDARKVCGIRTEPGSLIFSRGADGQYHGLWGHCLNTRQGFLTNAPAYHPASGGVPDGHIAIKRFIGVPVHLEGKLIGALCLINSDRDYTERDLVAIQRLGDVYLLAVQRMKSEEALRESEDRYRSLVETAPIPMIMSSKSRIILANRAFHTLIGTDQIEDDLDLEMQRFVHPKDYDKLAAIKQTVLSRRAKTGVVEFRMKRLNGAIRHVEAVAQPIDRNGVNSTLVVFRDVTEQKHAEDLIRKHAIELERQVAERTAHIQKLERLRVEAEKQAAIGRMAARIAHEINNPLAGIKNSFLLVKKAIPPTFKHYEFVGRIDKELDRIARIVRQMFEVYKPERSAPAPVDVPEVLRDVTALLQGNARAQGVTLEMDASGVDGTVHLHEDSLRQALFSIIQNAIEASGAGMVVRISATARDQVLSVSVADQGCGIPPEVGARIFEPFFTTKDDLVSGGLGLGLSITKGVVEAMGGVLNYESEVGKGTTFQVILPNQSVQRTA